The genomic window AGTGCGGCGGCAGTGCCAAAGGCGACCACCTCGGGCGGGTGTTTTTCACGGACGAATTCGATGAACATGACGGTCACGATGACCAGCATCGCGATCGCGGCATTGGAACCGGTCAGTTCAAGGCCAAGCATAACCTACCCGTTGTGAGGCACCGTAAATCACGGCTCTTTTGGTCGGCAATAACATCTTTTCTTGCCGCCCTGCAAGAAAAACACATCTGCCCGATCGCCTGCCCCATCGGGTCGGCTCAGCCCGTCGGGCTCAGCCTGCCGCCGCTGCGCACGGCCTGCACCGCAGTCGCCTTGCCGCTGCGGTCGTCGGTGGTGACCAGCACGCCGGCCAGGGTCGCCTCCCCCTCGGCCGGGGTAAAGCGATCCGAAGTCATGCCGGTCAGAAAGCGGCGCAGCGGCTCGGCCTTGTCCATGCCGATGACGCTGTCATAATCGCCGCACATGCCGGCATCGGTCTGATAGGCGGTGCCACGGTTCAGGATCATCGTGTCGGCAGTCGGCACATGGGTATGGGTGCCCACCACAAGGCTGGCGCGGCCGTCGCAGAAATGGCCCATCGCCATCTTCTCGCTGGTGGCCTCGGCGTGGATGTCCACCACCGCAGCCTGCACCAGACCGCCCAGGGGATGGGCCTTCAGCACCTGATCGATGGCGGAAAACGGATCGTCGAAGGGGCGTTTCATGAACACCTGCCCCAGCACCTGCGCCACCAGCACCTTGCGCCCGCGCGTTGCCTCGAACACGCGCGCGCCGCGGCCGGGGGC from Paracoccus sp. SMMA_5_TC includes these protein-coding regions:
- a CDS encoding TIGR00282 family metallophosphoesterase — its product is MRILYLGDVMGRAGRRAVSEGLEPLKQRLGVDFTVVNGENASGGMGLTAAHARLLLQAGADCITLGDHAFDQKEMLSFIETESRILRPLNYSRAAPGRGARVFEATRGRKVLVAQVLGQVFMKRPFDDPFSAIDQVLKAHPLGGLVQAAVVDIHAEATSEKMAMGHFCDGRASLVVGTHTHVPTADTMILNRGTAYQTDAGMCGDYDSVIGMDKAEPLRRFLTGMTSDRFTPAEGEATLAGVLVTTDDRSGKATAVQAVRSGGRLSPTG